In Rutidosis leptorrhynchoides isolate AG116_Rl617_1_P2 unplaced genomic scaffold, CSIRO_AGI_Rlap_v1 contig249, whole genome shotgun sequence, the sequence TGTTCAGGCTCAGCAGGGTAAAATGTGCCGAGTTGTTGGATTTGGGTAGTCACGACACTACTCCTTGACCTGGCTTGTTCACTTTCTTTGCTGGAAGTAGCTAGACGAGACTCTTCCACTCCGTTAGTAAAAATAATAGACCTGGTCCCAAAATCTAACAGTTAGAAAGAACTTTTGCGATGAAGTATAAATATCAGAACACTATTTATGGTGATTGAAATACCTATACTGGTTACCAACATCTGGACCTTGCCCAAATACTTGTCTAGCATCGTGACTAGACCAAAATACATCTAAGAGTTGCCTGAAACTGATGAACCTAGGATCATATTCAACCTACAAAAAGCACCATAAACCAAATCATGAAGTGTTTTCTGATCTCACAACTAAAATGAGAAAACTTGTTCTTTTGACTACCAAACTACTAAAGCTGGACAAATTTTAAGAATCGAATCAATATACAGCGTTCATAAAGTTCAAATTAACATAAACCATACATGAAGAACAGTCAGCAAGGCTTTCTCATAGCTTGAAATACACACAAGATACTCCGATAGATGTTTTCGAATCAAATGATCAACCTTTTGACTGAATAGTTCAATTAACTTTCTATTCCTAGTAGCAGCTCAAACAAATCAAACCCAGTTACAACAACATAATCTGCTAAATTTTGACAAGTTTCTTATTGCAGACATAAAATCACAAAAGCAATCATCATCAGAATCCTACAACAAAACGAAATTTAAATGTACCTTGACGGATTCAGCGTGATGGCCTAAGCTTCTGTATTCAGGATTAGCTTTGGATCCGCCTGAATACCCGACGGAAGTCCGTACAACGCCGTCAAGACAGCCGAAAATTGCTTCAGCTCTCCAGAAGCTTCCGAGAGCAAAGACCGCCGTGTTCAGCTGCTGATCGGACGGTGGATCCCTAACGGTGTGAGGGATTCGATCCGGTAATCGGATACAGCACACTGTGTTACCGGACGAcgatagtaatattgttattaggattaggattagaGAGAGATTTCTCTCTGAGAACGCCATTGCGTTTTGGTCTCAGAGAGATGAAGAGAGAGAGCTAGGAGAAGAATAAATTCGGGTCGGTTAATTACCAGAAAAGAAGGTCCGTTTAGATAAATGTGTTTTGGTCACTGTTCAGATCGAATCTAATACAATGAGGGATAATTTAGTCAAAGATTAAACGTGAAGGACTAAATATGCAATTTGGTACTTAGGCAACTCTTGCACCAATTTTACGGAATGTAAACGTTAAGATAAGAGACGAATTATCGGAAAACAACATACTTAATGGCAAACCAACAGTGAGCGACGAGTTCGTTTATAAACGAGCCCTAAAAGGATAAATACAAATCTTCTCACAATATCTATGAAAACGAAACGATCTTTAAAATTTTGTTCGCAAATCTTTGTAAGCCTTCAGCTTGTTTATAaacaatatttaaaatcttgttcaAGTTCGAGCCGATTATAAACCAGACGAACCGTCCTCAAGATTTGAGCTCGTTAGTCCATTACTTACGTGACGATCGAATCGAGGGAAAAAAAATTGGGACAAGATGTCTAATTAGGCCATACTCATAAAGGACAATGGGACTAAATTGACTTATTTTTGATAAAAACGGAACTAAGATCGAGTATATAAGTTAAATAATTGCTTGTGCAACTAAAAGTTGATTATCTGAAAGAAGAATAAAAAATCCAACTTGAGAATCGATAAATTAGGAAGCAACCATGGTAAAAAAGTAAATCTCCACTACCAAAAAGGCAAAAACCCACGAGTCTGGTAAAAAACAAAAACCTATAAGAATAGAAACTCTGGAATGACATAAAATTTTGGAAGCAAATCTATCTTCTTCTTAAGCCTTTTCCTTGGCAGCAGTTGCGGCGGCTTGTCCTCGAAGACGACCAGTTCTCCTGGCGGCGATAAGACCAACCTTTTGACCAGTGGAGCGTCACGTCTGACTGTACTAGCATGACCAATGTGTTGATGGTTACCTCCACCATGGGGATGCTCAACTGGATTCATAGCAACACCACGAACCTTAGGCCAGCAATTCCTCTTCACTCTGAATTTGTGGTATGCGTTACCGGCCTTGAGCATTGGTTTCTCTGTTCTTCCGCCTCCGCAACTTGTCCTATCATAGCACGACAGCACTTGGGACAATCTTCTTGGAACCAGATGGAAGCTTGATTCTGGAAAGGAAAAAACAAATTCAACAAAGATGAAAAAATCAATACCCAGTAATACCATGGATACAAAAAATGAAACTTTAAAGCATAGAGATACAAAGACAGCAATTTCAACAAATGCTAACATACAAAAATTGATCATGTAAAGGAAAAACCAGTAAATAGCAAAAACCCAAAGATAAAAATAACAAAGTAATTCAAACAATGGCCAACATGCATGTCGTAACTCGATTTTTGACAATTTTTCGACAatgcatattcaaaatttgattaaaattCAAATTCACACAAAGAGAAGTTATAAAATTGTCATATATCAAACATTTAAACCAATCATTCAATCACAAAAATCTTTCCGAACAAATGAATACTCGTTACAACAAAAACCTATCAATCAAATATCTAAATACTGCTTATTCAAAACAGTAGATGACCTGATAATCTAACTATGAACTATATCATACTCGAGCATTCATACTTCAACCCATCTAAACAGCAACACAACTATACAAATTACTTCGCCTAACTTAAATTATTTCAGAAAATTGAAAACAGGGTTTCAAAATGCATACCAATTCAAACAAATTCATCGAATTTCGCAAAATATAAAAAAGGGGAATTAGGGTTGAACCTAGTGGTATCATTATCAGGATTATGACTGATAACAACAGCGTAATCACCAGAAGCTCTAGCTAACACTCACGATCACCAACATGATGCTCGACATTACAAACAACGGCTCCTTCAGGAATAGATCTAAGAGGCAACACATTGCCAACCATCAAATTAGCTTTTTCCCACAATACACGAATTGGCCAGTATACATTCCTTCAGCTGCGATGAACAATTTCCTTCTGCTTCTTATAACGGAACGGATGACGGAAACTGACTCGTGCTAACGGAGCACCACGGCCAGGATCGTGGATCACCTCCGTGATAACTCCTTTCAGGTAACCGTTTCTCTCGCCGAAGTCGAGTGAACGGAATCTCGCCGGTCCTTTACGGTGGTGGGTGTGGGATTTGAAGACTGAACCAGCACCCTTACGTTGGGCTCTGATCACACGACCCATCTCTGGATTTCGGCTGCTGATAAAATGACGGCGACCTTGTTTGATTTCTAGGGTTTAGAAGAGCAAAATGATGAGGGCTTCTGAATATTTAAATAGGTCTGTCTATAGTGTTACGACGTCGTTTAGAAGAAGAATTTTCGCGGGTCGGAGGCTTCTGTGGGCCTTTGTTTGTTTGAATATGGGCCTATGACTTTATCGTGAAAGGGCCAAAAGTTTACTGTTAGTAGCCCAAATTTTAGTAAGATAGACACGGCCAAGGTCCGGTATCGGTAAGCCGACGGTTCACGATTCGAAATCGACTATTATGGTTCGTTAATTTTAGAAACTGAGCCGAAAGTTAAATTTTTCTAAAGTACACGATTTCGGTTTGGTTTTAGACGGATTCAATTCGATTCTTATTCGGTTCCatacatttttttaaaaaataataagaacttgAATGACAGCATAAAATTTGATTTTAATTCTGTTCTGAAACAAAACCACATTGATCGATTCTGTTCGATTTTACTGGGGTTCAGTTCCAATTTCGAAACAGACCGTAACCATATCTAGTGACAAGGAAATAAAGAGAGTAAAACCATGTTTGACCATTTCGATTATTCACGGCTCTTAAATTTATAGAACTATAAATCAGATTTTACAATAGACCGTTATGTTCTCGGTCCATTTCGGTTTGATTCTAGACGATTCATGTTCGAttctatataatttttaagaaaatAAAAATCACAAGATAAATCAATTGTAAAAATTTTGGTTTTGATGCGGTTCTAAAACCGAAACCACATTGACAGGTTCGATTCGATTCGGTTCCAATTTCGAACGGTCCCGTGACCACGTCTAGTGACAAAGGAAATAAACATAGTAAAGCCATGTTTGGTTGGCCCTACATGAAGAATCAGAGATACTGAAAAAGTAGAAAGTAGGTTTTTGTTTGTCAGTATTATGGAGCGTTTATTATTAGAAAAAAGTTACTCTATCCAATAAGCTTATTTTTAAAACCCCCAACCAAACGCTCCTCTCTctcctttctctctctctctctccttcaTCAGTCCCCTTCTCACTCCCTCCCAAAAACACAAAGTTCAAATTTCAAAGCTCAAACAcagaaagaaaggaaaaaaaactcCATTAAATTAGCTTCACCAACTTACATTGGTGTCAAATTCGCAAATCCCATTTTCTTCAGGTATATTACTTTCCTCTATCTATATTTCATTCCATATTTCCATGTATTGAATCGGAATCGATGAAGTTTTCCGGCCGAAAACTACATCGTTTTCATTTTGATTTTCAAGTTCTTTCTATTTCTGGATTTTATGTTTGTTTGGGTAGAAAAAAGATGGGATTTTTTCTTTGTAGAGTCAATTTTAGTAAGTTCCGAGCTACCCTGAACACGGCGCCGTTTTGTTTTCAGTAGAGGTATCTCATTTTTCGAGCGATTGAATCGGAGTCAATGAAGTTTAGCTACGATACGTCGACGTTTCGTAGCTTTCCTCCCGAAAACGACATCGTTTTCATTTTGATTATCAAGTTCTTTCTATTTCTGGAGTTTCTGTTTGTTTGGGAAGAAAATAGATGGGATTTTTTTTCTTGGTAGAGTCAATTTTAGTAAGTTTCCGAGCTATACGACGGCGTTTTGTTTTCACTAGAGGTATCTCATTTTTCAAGCCCTATAAAGTTTCCCTCTTTCTGGTTCTGTGTGGTTTTGAAACGATACCGTTTTGTAACTATTTGTAGTTCATTTCAGGCATTAATGCTCAGTAAATAAAGGGGAAATGATGAAATTTTACTCTTGACTTTTGCCATTGTTAATGCAAAAAGTTTCATTATGATTTGATTTTGCTTTTTCATATCGTCAAACGCTGGCAATTATCTAGTTTTCGTGCTGGGGAAAGTCCTAACGAATGCAATAATTTGAACCAATGCACCCTTGTTTGTTGGGAGATGTTGTAGTTTTGTTATGCAATGAACTCTTCAAGTTGACGATTTGATGTTGCCATTATAGCAATCCATTTTGTGTTCCCTGAGTGAAAGTCCTAACGAATGTAGTAATTTGAACCAATGCACCCTTGTTTGTTTGGTGATGTTTTAGTTTTGTTATGTCAATGAACTCTTCAAGTTGACGATTTGATGCCGCCATTATAGCAATCTTTTTTGTATTCCCTGAGTAAAGTTAAGTATGTTTCTTATTTCGCTTTCAGGCTATACAACAACTAACTAAAGATGGAGCGTCGTGGTTGGCCTTGGAAGAAAAAATCATCTGATAAGAACATAACCGAAAAGTTGGCTGTTGCAtcggattcttctggtggcagtgaCAGTGGCACTACTCTCTCATCGCTAGCATCTCTGGGAGATCAGGTTCGATCACTTTACTGAAACTTTGATGATTGGAGTAATTTGTATCACCATGGTTTACTTGTGTGAAAACTTTATTCTCACTTTTTTGTCCAGGAAAGCTACAAAAAGGTTAACTATGTTCAAGTTACAATGGATACATATACTCATTTGACTGGTCTTGACGATCAAGTTAAAGCATTGAAGAATCAAGTTAAAGTTTCGGAGGATGAAATCAACAATCTAAAAGAAAAACTTGAATTCTCAGAGGATGAAGTTAGGGATTTAAAGGAAAAGTATACATTTGCAGAGGATGAAGTGAATGATCTAAAGGAAAAACTTGAATTGTCAGAGGATGAAGTTAGTGATCTAATGGAAAAATATCAAGTTTCGGAGGATGAAGTTAGGGATTTAAAGGAAAAGTATAAAGTTTCAAAGGATGAAGTAAAATGTTTGAAGGAAAAGTTAGTTTCAGCTGAATTGGAGATAAACAACAAGGACATCCTAATAAAGCAGCACGCCAAAGTTGCTGAAGATGCTGTTTCAGGTATCATCTTCTCTTAGTATCTTACTTGCTTTAACGataataaaaatctgtgaaagagaATCCACGATATGCGAAGCAGAAAAACCTTTTGTTCTCTTATATGTTTTAGAAAGTTTATAGTCTTAACATGTATATGCTTTGGAAAAAGAGATTTATATTGTTCATTGCTCTAAGATTCTATTTCATGTTGTGCTTTTTAGGATGGGAGAAAGCTGATGAAGAAGCTCTTGCTTTGAAATGGCAACTAGAATCTGTTACACTTTTGAAGCTTACGGCCGAGGATAAAACTTCTCATTTGGATGGTGCACTCAAAGAGTGCATGAGGCAGATAAGGAATTTGAAGGAGGAAAGCGAAATCAAGTTACAGGAAGCGACAATGGCAAAGACAAAGCTTGAAGCAAAAGTAGAGGAAGTTGAGCTAAAATTTCGTCAAGTAGCTGGTGAAAATGGTTTGCTTTTGAAGTCACTGGAAGAGAGATCGGATGTAATAGTGAAGATGAATGAAGAAAACTCAAAATGCCAATCTGAAAATGAATATTTAAAAGCAAACATACAATCATGTGAACAAGAGATAAAATCTCTCAAGTATGAGCTGCATGTTGTCTCGAAGGAATTTGACATCCGGAATGAAGAAAAGAACATGATTATGAGATCAGCAGAAGTTGCAAACAAGCAACATTTAGAAGATGTTAAGAATATTGCAAAACTAGAAGCAGAGTGCCAAAGACTACGTGGCCTTGTTCGAAAGAAGCTGCCAGGGCCTGCTGCAGTAGCTCAGATGAAGCTAGAAGTCGAAAACTTTGGCCGAGAAGGCTCTGAATCTCGTATTCAGAGGAGTAAAGCTAAAAATCTGTCTCCATCATCACCAAAGATCTCGACTGAAGAATTGCAGCAGCCCCACAAAGAGATTGAGTTTCTTACAACACGGTTGTTGGCAATGGAGGAAGAAACGAAGACTCTTAAAGAAGCTTTGGCTAGTCGTAACTGTGAATTGCAGGAGTCTAGAAACATGTTTGCAAAGACAGTAGGCAAGCTCAAAAGCCTGGAAGGTCAGATGCAAGCCCTTAATCAACAGAGCTCCCCAAAGTTGAATTTTGGGTCCTTGTCTGAAGTTTCCTTGAGCCGACGTAGTTGCACCTCCCTTTCCGAAGAAGGAAGTACGGAATCGTGGACGCCAACCATGTCCAATTCCTCTCAACTAAGCAAGTACAAGAGTCTCGATAATTCTAATAAGTCTGAGAAAGCAAATAAGTTGGATTTTATGGAAGACTTTCTTGAGATGGAAAGACTAGCTTCTTTACCTAGTTCTGGTAGAGATGTTTCCGTTTCTGTTACATCGGATCATGCTAGAAGCTTCGAAGACGACGATAAAGCGTCAGGTGAAGCTATTAAGGTGAATTCACCACAAAAGTTGGAATCTCCAATTGTAAAATCCTCTACATCAGACAGCAAGCCTGAGACAACGAATCTGGCATTGTTGAAGCTTCAGTCAGCACTTTCAATGGTACTTAAATCCCCAACTAAAGATATCGGTATGGATCAGGTTTTGGGGGAACTCAAATGTGCCATGAAAGAAGTACAAAGTTCCCTGACTCAGCATTCAGTAGGCCATCTTTCTGAGGAAGCTAACTCAAATGAAGGTCTTTTTGAAAATGATGGTGAGAGAACAGAACAATATTTGGCTGCTGCAGTTTCACAGATTCATGACTTTGTACGTTTAATTGGTCGAGAAGCGATCCGAGTTCAAGATAGCTCTGGGTTAGTTAAAGACCTGGATGAATTCTCCACCATCTTTAACAGTTCGATCCAAAACAAAGAAATTTTGGTTGCATTTGTTATCAAACTTTCCCATGTTTTTGGCAAATTTAACGGTGTAAACTTCCATGTCCTGAATGGAGATGCCAGTGCTTGTGATTATGTCGACAAGGTCACCCTACTAGAGAATCAGGTATTCCAGGAGGATGCATCAAGTCTTTCTTCTATTGGACATTGTC encodes:
- the LOC139882263 gene encoding LOW QUALITY PROTEIN: large ribosomal subunit protein uL2z-like (The sequence of the model RefSeq protein was modified relative to this genomic sequence to represent the inferred CDS: inserted 5 bases in 5 codons; deleted 1 base in 1 codon), producing the protein MGRVIRAQRKGAGSVFKSHTHHRKGPARFRSLDFGERNGYLKGVITEVIHDPGRGAPLARVSFRHPFRYKKQKELFIAAEGMYTGQFVYCGKKXNLMVGNVLPLRSIPEGAVVCNVEHHVGDRXVLARASGDYAVVISHNPDNDTTRIKLPSGSKKIVPSXCRAMIGQVXGGGRTEKPMLKAGNAYHKFRVKRNCWPKVRGVAMNPVEHPHGGGNHQHIGHASTVRRDAPXGQKVGLIAARRTGRLRGQAAATAAKEKA
- the LOC139882267 gene encoding peptide methionine sulfoxide reductase A5-like translates to MAFSERNLSLILILITILLSSSGNTVCCIRLPDRIPHTVRDPPSDQQLNTAVFALGSFWRAEAIFGCLDGVVRTSVGYSGGSKANPEYRSLGHHAESVKVEYDPRFISFRQLLDVFWSSHDARQVFGQGPDVGNQYRSIIFTNGVEESRLATSSKESEQARSRSSVVTTQIQQLGTFYPAEPEHQKFELKQNPFLLQLMGNLPQEELERSTLAAKLNSYAAELCPSWHQKQIDSKINDIMKKGWPVLREF
- the LOC139882268 gene encoding filament-like plant protein 6, whose amino-acid sequence is MERRGWPWKKKSSDKNITEKLAVASDSSGGSDSGTTLSSLASLGDQESYKKVNYVQVTMDTYTHLTGLDDQVKALKNQVKVSEDEINNLKEKLEFSEDEVRDLKEKYTFAEDEVNDLKEKLELSEDEVSDLMEKYQVSEDEVRDLKEKYKVSKDEVKCLKEKLVSAELEINNKDILIKQHAKVAEDAVSGWEKADEEALALKWQLESVTLLKLTAEDKTSHLDGALKECMRQIRNLKEESEIKLQEATMAKTKLEAKVEEVELKFRQVAGENGLLLKSLEERSDVIVKMNEENSKCQSENEYLKANIQSCEQEIKSLKYELHVVSKEFDIRNEEKNMIMRSAEVANKQHLEDVKNIAKLEAECQRLRGLVRKKLPGPAAVAQMKLEVENFGREGSESRIQRSKAKNLSPSSPKISTEELQQPHKEIEFLTTRLLAMEEETKTLKEALASRNCELQESRNMFAKTVGKLKSLEGQMQALNQQSSPKLNFGSLSEVSLSRRSCTSLSEEGSTESWTPTMSNSSQLSKYKSLDNSNKSEKANKLDFMEDFLEMERLASLPSSGRDVSVSVTSDHARSFEDDDKASGEAIKVNSPQKLESPIVKSSTSDSKPETTNLALLKLQSALSMVLKSPTKDIGMDQVLGELKCAMKEVQSSLTQHSVGHLSEEANSNEGLFENDGERTEQYLAAAVSQIHDFVRLIGREAIRVQDSSGLVKDLDEFSTIFNSSIQNKEILVAFVIKLSHVFGKFNGVNFHVLNGDASACDYVDKVTLLENQVFQEDASSLSSIGHCQTPHPENFIDNNNSPDGSPCKCVLDELRQLKLERNKLVDELAKCAQDLCNAKLELQEMEQCLGELKPQLESSEKKCSLVDTQLKCMTESYKLLDRRAQELESEVNLLQEKKTMLENDLMEERNNHRDALARCKDLQERLLRNVNCSTCSASSAGGSDIKSQQEKEIVATAEKLAECQETINFLSKQLKSLLSPQEMPVSQNTE